A single region of the Vibrio cyclitrophicus genome encodes:
- a CDS encoding DUF4442 domain-containing protein: MLTPLQKANFYLSMFGFFKVPLIWLCRPKLLALDNQHVEVKIPLKRRTKNHLNSMYFGVLAVGADVAGGFLAMSKSQQQGEKISLAFKEVTGNFLKRPEGDVHFTCNDGELINTMLEETMSTGERVNQPVTIIATCPSLHGDEPMAEFTLTLSIKKVPSRK, from the coding sequence ATGTTGACCCCTCTACAAAAAGCTAATTTCTACTTGAGCATGTTTGGTTTTTTCAAAGTGCCTTTGATTTGGTTATGCAGACCAAAGTTGCTCGCACTGGATAACCAACATGTTGAAGTCAAAATCCCTCTCAAAAGACGAACGAAGAACCACCTTAATAGTATGTATTTTGGCGTTTTGGCTGTAGGTGCTGATGTCGCAGGTGGTTTTCTTGCGATGAGTAAATCTCAGCAGCAAGGTGAAAAGATTTCGTTGGCATTTAAAGAGGTGACAGGCAACTTCTTAAAGCGTCCAGAAGGCGATGTACACTTCACTTGTAACGATGGTGAGTTGATCAACACTATGCTGGAAGAAACTATGTCTACCGGGGAGCGTGTAAACCAACCTGTAACCATTATCGCGACTTGCCCATCTTTGCATGGCGACGAGCCAATGGCCGAGTTCACGCTAACGCTTTCGATCAAGAAAGTCCCGTCTAGGAAATAG
- a CDS encoding phosphoenolpyruvate synthase — translation MTQENQSTLHPELALGDVLPSYNDNNNSNHLYVSLSELVMDRVFYHPSIESHLDTLTDIEKTSLDAILGDKTVDEHFVSTLVIAIQAAVQPNHTSVRIALSSADSYGFRSLLGGNCEAEEINPALGVRGVARYATPEYSKAFALECQVIKALREQGINVEVVVPYVRALSDAAKIIDLLAEQGLPRGLNGLKVLFSCDVPSAVLLSERLLHYFDGVVVNVDSLASFTLGVDKHNEAQQHAFDPQNEAVITLLDMIVKATLNAKKPVLLVTQGLVDYPRLQGYIADLEGVETVVTA, via the coding sequence ATGACTCAAGAAAATCAAAGCACTTTGCACCCAGAACTTGCCTTAGGTGATGTGCTGCCTTCTTACAACGATAATAATAATTCCAACCACTTATACGTTTCATTATCAGAATTGGTGATGGATCGTGTCTTTTATCACCCAAGTATCGAGAGTCACTTAGATACTTTGACTGATATTGAAAAAACGTCTTTAGATGCGATTCTTGGCGATAAAACAGTCGATGAGCATTTTGTTTCGACCTTAGTGATTGCCATCCAAGCTGCCGTGCAGCCAAATCATACTTCTGTTCGTATCGCGTTAAGTAGTGCTGACAGCTATGGCTTCCGTTCGCTGCTTGGCGGGAACTGTGAAGCTGAAGAGATTAACCCTGCACTAGGTGTTCGTGGCGTTGCTCGTTACGCGACACCAGAGTACAGCAAGGCTTTCGCTTTAGAATGTCAGGTAATTAAAGCGTTGCGAGAGCAGGGTATTAACGTTGAAGTGGTTGTTCCTTACGTTCGTGCATTAAGCGATGCCGCTAAGATTATTGACCTGCTTGCAGAGCAAGGCTTACCACGTGGCCTTAATGGTTTGAAAGTACTGTTCTCTTGCGATGTGCCGTCTGCAGTGCTATTGAGCGAACGCTTACTGCATTACTTCGATGGTGTTGTTGTAAACGTTGATAGCTTAGCGTCTTTCACTTTAGGTGTAGATAAACACAATGAAGCTCAGCAACACGCTTTTGATCCACAAAACGAGGCGGTTATTACCTTGTTGGATATGATTGTTAAAGCAACCCTGAACGCGAAGAAACCAGTGCTGCTAGTAACTCAAGGCTTGGTGGATTACCCGCGTCTACAAGGTTACATAGCTGATCTTGAAGGCGTAGAAACGGTCGTGACTGCATAA
- a CDS encoding 3-deoxy-7-phosphoheptulonate synthase, whose product MPLKTDELRTQALGPMPTPAELGNAHPITDDVAERIKNSRRQIEDILTGRDNRLLVIVGPCSVHDTDAALDYAERLSKIQDQYKDELFVVMRTYFEKPRTVVGWKGLITDPNLDGSYALETGLNKARKLLLDINKLGLATATEFLDMITGQYIADLITWGAIGARTTESQIHREMASALSCPVGFKNATNGNIKIAIDAIRAAHASHYFYSPDKNGRMTVYRTSGNPYGHVILRGGDKGPNFDAESVDNACKQLAEFDLPQRLVVDFSHANCQKQHRKQLEVAQDICEQIKSNKNQIAGIMAESFIIEGNQPMTDINNLEYGKSITDPCLSWEDTATMLDMLATAIKDRNLA is encoded by the coding sequence ATGCCATTAAAAACTGATGAGTTGAGAACCCAAGCTCTGGGTCCTATGCCAACTCCTGCCGAACTAGGCAATGCACACCCTATTACTGACGACGTTGCTGAGCGCATTAAAAATTCTCGCCGCCAAATCGAAGATATCCTAACTGGTCGTGATAACCGCCTATTAGTTATCGTAGGCCCTTGCTCTGTTCACGATACAGATGCGGCACTTGATTACGCTGAGCGCCTAAGCAAAATTCAAGACCAGTACAAAGATGAACTGTTCGTGGTAATGAGAACCTACTTCGAGAAGCCTCGCACTGTTGTAGGTTGGAAGGGTTTGATTACCGATCCTAACCTTGATGGTTCATACGCACTTGAAACCGGCTTGAACAAAGCTCGTAAACTTCTGCTAGATATCAACAAGCTTGGCCTAGCTACCGCGACTGAATTCCTTGATATGATCACAGGTCAGTACATTGCGGACCTTATCACTTGGGGTGCTATCGGCGCTCGCACAACAGAATCTCAGATTCACCGTGAAATGGCTTCTGCACTGTCTTGCCCAGTTGGCTTCAAGAACGCAACCAACGGCAACATCAAGATTGCTATCGATGCAATTCGTGCAGCCCATGCTTCACACTACTTCTACTCTCCAGATAAGAACGGCCGCATGACGGTTTACCGTACTTCTGGCAACCCATACGGTCACGTTATTCTACGTGGTGGTGATAAAGGCCCGAATTTCGATGCTGAATCTGTCGATAATGCATGTAAGCAACTGGCTGAATTCGATCTACCTCAACGTTTGGTTGTAGACTTTAGCCACGCTAACTGTCAGAAACAACACCGCAAGCAGTTAGAAGTTGCACAAGACATTTGTGAACAAATTAAATCTAACAAGAACCAAATTGCAGGCATTATGGCAGAAAGCTTCATTATTGAAGGCAACCAGCCAATGACAGATATCAACAACCTAGAATATGGCAAGTCGATTACTGACCCATGCCTAAGCTGGGAAGATACTGCAACAATGCTAGACATGCTTGCAACAGCAATTAAAGATAGAAACTTAGCTTAA
- a CDS encoding YajQ family cyclic di-GMP-binding protein: MPSFDIISEVEAVELRNAVDNANRELSTRFDFRGVEASFDYKDESVKLTAQDDFQLKQMRDILRSNLTKRNVDPNAMEAKAADQTGRTWHQTVIFKQGIETDVAKKIVKLIKDNKVKVQASIQGDKVRVTGKKRDDLQAVMALVRSGELGQPFQFDNFRD; this comes from the coding sequence ATGCCATCATTTGACATTATCTCTGAAGTAGAAGCAGTAGAACTGCGTAACGCAGTAGACAACGCAAACCGTGAACTATCGACTCGTTTCGATTTCCGCGGCGTTGAAGCAAGCTTTGATTACAAAGATGAATCAGTAAAATTGACTGCTCAAGACGATTTTCAACTGAAGCAAATGCGCGATATCCTTCGCAGCAACCTAACGAAGCGTAATGTCGATCCTAACGCGATGGAAGCGAAAGCGGCAGACCAAACAGGTCGCACTTGGCACCAAACGGTTATCTTTAAGCAAGGCATTGAAACTGATGTAGCTAAGAAGATCGTTAAGCTAATCAAAGACAACAAAGTTAAAGTTCAAGCTTCTATCCAAGGCGACAAAGTTCGTGTAACGGGTAAGAAGCGTGATGACCTACAAGCTGTTATGGCTCTAGTTCGCAGCGGTGAACTTGGTCAACCTTTCCAGTTTGACAACTTCCGCGACTAA
- a CDS encoding siroheme synthase, which yields MRYFPMFLDVENKPILVVGGGEVACRKVDSLLRAGANVTLVSPKVAPYLKQLVDESKLHWVQNFYSSQIISKDYLQVWATTDNPSLNHQVHNDAKKLGILVNVVDDLPYCDFITPSMINRGRIQIAISSGGASPVLVRNIREKLETVLPQNIGLIADFGASKRNSIKESFPTVDERRKFWEQFLSSSFIAQVTDREQLESYYQQALTEGIDSEGQVTWIEFEQDIELLPMKALRLMQEAELVLAPSDCPFEFVDLCRRDAERESYANSGELSTKLEQARSESLRVCVFIPPASVEFNLLVGKDLKLSSAKVLS from the coding sequence ATGCGTTATTTCCCAATGTTTTTGGATGTAGAGAATAAGCCAATTCTAGTGGTTGGTGGGGGTGAGGTTGCTTGCCGAAAAGTAGATAGCTTATTAAGAGCAGGGGCTAATGTGACCTTGGTGTCTCCCAAGGTTGCACCTTACTTAAAGCAGCTAGTTGACGAGAGTAAACTTCATTGGGTACAAAACTTTTACTCATCACAAATTATCTCAAAAGATTATCTACAAGTTTGGGCTACTACAGACAATCCAAGTCTTAACCATCAAGTACATAATGATGCGAAAAAACTGGGTATTTTAGTCAATGTGGTCGATGATTTGCCTTATTGTGATTTCATTACCCCTTCGATGATAAATCGTGGAAGAATCCAAATTGCGATCTCTAGCGGCGGTGCATCACCTGTTTTAGTGAGAAATATTAGAGAGAAACTCGAAACGGTACTTCCACAAAATATAGGATTGATCGCAGATTTTGGTGCATCAAAACGCAATTCGATCAAGGAGTCATTCCCAACTGTCGACGAGCGTCGTAAGTTTTGGGAACAGTTCTTGTCATCCAGCTTTATCGCGCAGGTGACTGACAGAGAACAGTTAGAGTCATATTACCAGCAAGCGCTAACCGAAGGCATTGATAGCGAAGGGCAGGTCACTTGGATTGAATTCGAGCAAGACATAGAGCTCTTACCAATGAAAGCTTTACGTCTAATGCAGGAAGCGGAACTGGTTCTTGCTCCGAGTGATTGCCCGTTTGAGTTTGTAGATTTATGTCGCCGAGATGCGGAAAGGGAAAGCTATGCGAATAGTGGAGAGCTGTCGACTAAGCTCGAACAAGCAAGATCAGAGAGTCTACGTGTCTGTGTGTTTATTCCACCAGCGAGTGTCGAATTCAACTTATTGGTAGGCAAAGACCTGAAGCTGTCTTCTGCCAAGGTGTTGAGTTAA
- a CDS encoding amino acid ABC transporter substrate-binding protein, giving the protein MTNKLTLLASVVAASTAMMATSASAAESTLDKVTSQGFLTCGVSTGLPGFSNPNSKGEWEGIDVEYCQALAAAVLGDKTKVKYVPLTAKERFTALQSGEIDVLSRNTTWTLHRDSALGLNFVGVNYYDGQGFMVKKELGLTSAQELDGASVCVQSGTTTELNLADYFRNSGMSYKPVVFDTAAQTSKGFDAGRCDVLTTDQSGLYALRLNLADPKSAEVLPEIISKEPLGPVVRQDDDQWFNVAKWTLSAMVNAEEYGISSKNADEMLKSKDPNIKRILGVDGPKGKGLGIRDDWGYQVIKQVGNYGESFERTVGTGSPLQISRGVNALWNAGGFMYAPPIR; this is encoded by the coding sequence ATGACAAATAAACTAACACTTCTTGCTTCAGTAGTAGCTGCATCAACTGCGATGATGGCAACATCAGCATCAGCGGCAGAAAGCACTCTGGACAAAGTCACATCTCAAGGTTTTCTAACTTGTGGTGTAAGTACCGGTCTTCCAGGGTTCTCTAACCCTAACTCAAAAGGTGAATGGGAAGGAATTGATGTTGAGTATTGTCAAGCTCTTGCAGCGGCTGTACTCGGTGACAAGACTAAAGTTAAGTATGTACCTCTAACAGCGAAAGAGCGTTTTACTGCGCTTCAATCTGGCGAAATCGACGTACTATCTCGCAACACAACATGGACACTACATCGTGACAGTGCTCTAGGTCTGAACTTTGTAGGCGTTAATTACTACGATGGTCAAGGCTTCATGGTTAAGAAAGAACTTGGCCTGACAAGTGCTCAAGAACTTGATGGCGCTTCTGTATGTGTTCAATCAGGTACAACAACTGAGCTTAACCTAGCCGATTACTTCCGAAACAGTGGCATGTCTTACAAGCCAGTAGTATTCGATACGGCAGCACAAACATCTAAAGGTTTCGACGCGGGTCGTTGTGACGTGCTAACTACTGACCAATCTGGTCTATATGCACTTCGCCTGAACCTAGCTGATCCTAAATCTGCAGAAGTACTTCCTGAAATTATCTCTAAAGAGCCTCTAGGCCCTGTAGTTCGTCAAGATGATGATCAATGGTTTAACGTTGCTAAGTGGACACTTTCAGCAATGGTTAACGCGGAAGAATACGGTATCTCTTCTAAAAATGCAGACGAAATGCTTAAGTCAAAAGATCCAAACATCAAACGTATTCTTGGTGTAGACGGTCCTAAAGGCAAAGGCCTTGGCATTCGTGACGACTGGGGTTACCAAGTAATTAAGCAAGTTGGTAACTACGGTGAGAGTTTTGAACGTACTGTTGGTACAGGTTCTCCACTTCAAATCTCTCGTGGTGTAAATGCATTATGGAATGCGGGCGGCTTTATGTACGCTCCACCAATCCGTTAA
- a CDS encoding amino acid ABC transporter permease: MKPNETISPAQAKPQPKSANLFYNPTFRSIIFQILAVGALCAFFYTIVNNALTNLDSRGITTGFDFLSQEAGFGIGLTLIEYDETFSYGRTFFIGLLNTALVSVLGIMLATVLGFSMGIARLSSNWLVSRFAAIYIEIFRNIPLLLQIFFWYFAVLQALPSARQSMSLGEAIFLNVRGLYFPAPVLEQGSSIVIASLIVGIIATFIINIWANNKQKLTGQQTPMLKIAAALILGLPLVTYFVMGMPISADYPVLKGFNFKGGISIIPELAALMLALSIYTAAFIAEIVRSGINAVNHGQTEAAMSLGIPRSRTLKLVIIPQALRIIIPPLTSQYLNLTKNSSLAMAIGYPDLVSVFAGTTLNQTGQAIEVIAMTMGVYLTLSLLTSALMNIYNRKVALVER; encoded by the coding sequence ATGAAACCTAATGAAACTATTTCTCCAGCTCAGGCAAAGCCACAGCCCAAAAGTGCCAACTTATTTTACAACCCCACTTTTCGCTCCATCATCTTCCAAATTCTCGCCGTCGGAGCGCTTTGTGCATTCTTTTACACGATTGTAAATAATGCACTCACTAACTTAGATTCCCGTGGTATCACCACTGGTTTTGATTTTCTCTCCCAAGAAGCTGGTTTTGGTATCGGCTTAACGCTGATTGAATACGATGAGACCTTCTCATATGGTCGTACATTCTTTATCGGCCTTCTCAATACCGCTTTGGTCTCAGTACTCGGCATCATGCTAGCTACGGTACTAGGCTTTAGTATGGGTATCGCTAGACTCTCTTCAAACTGGCTGGTTAGCCGATTTGCAGCTATCTACATTGAGATATTCCGAAATATCCCTCTTCTATTGCAAATCTTTTTCTGGTACTTCGCCGTTCTCCAAGCCTTACCTTCTGCTCGTCAAAGCATGAGCCTCGGTGAAGCAATTTTCTTGAACGTACGTGGATTGTACTTCCCTGCACCAGTGTTAGAGCAAGGCAGTAGCATTGTTATCGCATCATTGATTGTCGGTATTATCGCGACGTTTATTATCAACATCTGGGCTAACAACAAGCAGAAACTAACCGGCCAACAAACACCAATGTTGAAAATCGCTGCAGCGTTGATTTTAGGCTTACCTTTAGTAACTTACTTTGTTATGGGCATGCCTATCTCTGCGGATTACCCTGTTTTGAAAGGGTTTAACTTCAAGGGCGGTATTAGCATAATACCTGAATTAGCTGCATTGATGCTTGCTTTAAGTATCTACACAGCAGCGTTCATTGCTGAGATTGTTCGTTCAGGCATTAACGCCGTAAACCATGGGCAAACTGAAGCTGCTATGTCTCTAGGCATCCCACGGTCTAGAACTCTAAAGCTTGTCATTATTCCACAAGCATTAAGAATTATTATCCCACCACTAACCAGTCAGTATCTAAACCTGACCAAAAACTCATCACTTGCGATGGCTATTGGTTACCCTGACCTTGTCTCTGTATTTGCAGGAACAACACTGAACCAAACTGGACAAGCTATCGAAGTAATCGCGATGACAATGGGCGTCTACCTAACCTTGAGCCTATTAACGTCTGCTCTAATGAACATATACAACCGCAAAGTAGCGTTGGTGGAGAGATAA
- a CDS encoding amino acid ABC transporter permease, with amino-acid sequence MSTHQFQPDLPPPANTVGPVGWLRKNLFNGPVNSVVTVILGYFAFTLLWAIADWAFISADWIGTTRDACTSEGACWVFISVRWDQFMYGFYPEAELWRPRLFYATLAIFVALLAYEKTPKRTWIWLFFVNIYPFIIAGLLYGGVFGLEVVDTHKWGGLLVTLVIALVGIVVSLPIGVALALGRRSEMPIIRSMCTVYIEIWRGVPLITVLFMASVMLPLFLSEGTETDKLIRALVGVVLFSAAYMAEVIRGGLQAIPKGQYEAADALGLSYWKKTGLIILPQALKITIPSIVNTFIGLFKDTSLVLIIGMFDVLGIGQAANTDPEWLGYSTESYVFVALVFWVFCFGMSRYSIWLENRLHTGHKR; translated from the coding sequence ATGAGTACACATCAATTTCAACCTGATCTTCCGCCTCCAGCGAATACCGTTGGGCCAGTCGGTTGGTTAAGAAAAAATCTATTTAATGGACCAGTTAACAGTGTCGTCACTGTGATCCTTGGTTATTTTGCTTTCACTTTATTGTGGGCAATAGCAGATTGGGCATTCATCAGTGCTGACTGGATAGGAACCACACGCGATGCCTGTACTAGCGAAGGCGCTTGTTGGGTTTTTATTAGCGTTCGTTGGGACCAATTCATGTATGGCTTCTATCCAGAAGCTGAATTGTGGCGACCTCGCCTCTTCTACGCAACGTTAGCTATTTTTGTAGCCTTACTGGCTTATGAAAAAACACCTAAACGTACGTGGATTTGGTTGTTCTTCGTAAACATCTACCCATTTATCATTGCTGGCTTGCTATACGGTGGTGTTTTTGGATTAGAAGTTGTTGATACCCATAAATGGGGTGGGCTGTTGGTTACACTGGTCATCGCACTTGTTGGTATTGTAGTGTCACTCCCTATTGGTGTTGCACTTGCTCTTGGGCGTCGCTCAGAGATGCCGATCATTCGCAGCATGTGTACCGTATACATCGAAATTTGGCGTGGCGTACCGCTCATTACAGTACTATTCATGGCTTCAGTAATGCTTCCACTCTTTTTATCAGAAGGGACGGAAACCGATAAGCTGATTCGAGCACTTGTTGGGGTGGTACTATTCAGTGCAGCCTACATGGCCGAAGTAATTCGTGGTGGCTTACAAGCGATACCAAAAGGTCAATACGAAGCAGCTGATGCTCTGGGATTAAGCTACTGGAAAAAGACTGGGCTTATCATTCTACCTCAAGCTCTTAAAATCACGATTCCTTCAATTGTGAACACCTTTATTGGTTTGTTTAAAGATACCAGTCTTGTTTTGATTATTGGTATGTTTGATGTATTAGGGATTGGCCAAGCAGCGAATACCGACCCTGAATGGCTTGGGTATTCAACAGAAAGTTATGTATTTGTCGCGTTAGTGTTCTGGGTGTTTTGTTTTGGCATGTCGAGATATTCGATATGGCTAGAAAACAGACTTCACACCGGTCACAAACGATAA
- a CDS encoding amino acid ABC transporter ATP-binding protein yields the protein MTQQTENNSQGLMIELKDMNKWYGEFHVLKNINLEVKKGEKIVICGPSGSGKSTMIRCINRLEEHQKGHIFVSGNELTEDLKNIEAVRRDVGMCFQHFNLFPHLTVLENCTLAPIWVKKMPKEEAEAIAMKYLERVKIPEQADKFPGQLSGGQQQRVAIARSLCMNPQVMLFDEPTSALDPEMVREVLDVMVELAEEGMTMLCVTHEMGFAKEVADRVIFMDAGEIIEENNPVDFFENPQSDRTQNFLSQILHH from the coding sequence ATGACGCAGCAGACAGAAAACAACTCTCAAGGTCTTATGATTGAGTTGAAAGACATGAACAAGTGGTACGGTGAATTCCACGTACTTAAGAACATCAATCTAGAAGTTAAAAAAGGCGAGAAAATCGTTATCTGTGGCCCTTCTGGCTCAGGCAAATCAACGATGATCCGCTGTATCAACCGATTAGAAGAACATCAAAAAGGCCATATCTTCGTTTCAGGTAATGAATTAACAGAAGATCTAAAGAACATCGAAGCTGTTCGCAGAGATGTCGGCATGTGTTTCCAGCACTTCAATCTGTTTCCTCATCTGACGGTATTAGAGAACTGTACTCTGGCCCCTATCTGGGTCAAAAAGATGCCAAAAGAAGAAGCTGAAGCGATTGCAATGAAGTACTTAGAGCGAGTTAAAATCCCAGAGCAAGCGGACAAGTTCCCAGGTCAACTCTCAGGTGGTCAACAACAGCGTGTAGCTATCGCTCGTTCTTTGTGCATGAACCCTCAAGTGATGCTTTTTGATGAACCAACATCAGCCCTCGATCCGGAAATGGTTCGTGAGGTGTTAGACGTAATGGTTGAGCTTGCAGAAGAAGGCATGACGATGCTTTGTGTAACGCACGAGATGGGCTTTGCTAAAGAGGTCGCAGATCGCGTTATCTTTATGGATGCCGGTGAAATCATCGAAGAGAACAACCCTGTCGATTTCTTTGAAAACCCACAAT